The Methylomusa anaerophila genome has a segment encoding these proteins:
- a CDS encoding MotA/TolQ/ExbB proton channel family protein encodes MDIINKGGYTLLIIVSCSVIALTIIIERWRFYRRIEREEKEVMRQVRQALTGQEIAAAALTVGHDETFLAEVFKEAMENCRRGEQPEITIDDRMAEIAPQLEQYLYILATIATIAPLLGLLGTVLGMIKTFHAASLSGLGDPHKLAEGISEALYNTAAGLLVTVPSVIAHNHFRNWAETLLHLLERRTREITRLVARRGEMLCR; translated from the coding sequence GTGGATATCATAAACAAAGGCGGCTATACCCTGCTGATTATTGTCAGCTGCTCGGTTATTGCCCTGACGATCATAATTGAACGCTGGCGGTTTTACCGGCGCATCGAGCGGGAAGAGAAGGAAGTTATGCGCCAGGTAAGACAGGCCCTTACCGGACAGGAAATTGCGGCGGCAGCCTTGACAGTGGGACATGATGAGACTTTTTTGGCGGAAGTATTTAAAGAAGCAATGGAAAACTGCCGCCGGGGTGAGCAGCCGGAGATAACAATTGACGACAGGATGGCCGAGATAGCGCCGCAACTGGAACAATACCTGTATATTTTGGCGACAATCGCCACTATCGCGCCGCTGCTGGGCTTGTTGGGAACTGTTTTGGGCATGATTAAAACCTTTCATGCCGCGTCGTTAAGCGGTCTCGGTGATCCCCACAAGCTGGCGGAGGGAATATCGGAAGCACTCTATAATACAGCCGCCGGTCTGCTGGTCACTGTCCCCAGCGTGATCGCCCACAACCATTTTCGCAACTGGGCCGAAACGTTGCTCCATTTGTTGGAAAGGCGGACGCGGGAAATTACCAGACTGGTAGCGCGAAGAGGTGAAATGCTGTGTCGTTGA
- a CDS encoding DUF3786 domain-containing protein: MDTNYRIAYNKGWRDLKSKTPAEIAASMDVEYVSSKQWFIVPFLNENYIVDCGSETIGKEPDGSVPPIGAAILILHYLSYFQSKEEIANKWVSLKEIPNGGILFYPAFHKEAIGGLIKAFGQQPELLLKCAASLGGKPAAFGDVSATFQVFPKIPLCIVIWEGDEEIPANATILFDPSIQHFLHIESIIGLGCQAADKLVQLALKQ, encoded by the coding sequence TTGGACACAAATTACCGTATTGCTTACAACAAAGGCTGGCGCGACCTAAAAAGCAAGACGCCGGCAGAAATTGCCGCCAGCATGGATGTAGAATATGTAAGCAGCAAACAGTGGTTTATAGTACCCTTTCTCAATGAAAACTACATCGTAGACTGTGGCAGCGAAACGATTGGCAAAGAGCCGGACGGAAGCGTTCCCCCAATCGGGGCGGCCATATTGATATTGCATTATCTTAGCTATTTCCAGTCCAAAGAAGAAATCGCCAATAAATGGGTTAGTCTAAAAGAGATACCGAATGGGGGAATCCTGTTTTACCCTGCGTTTCACAAGGAAGCAATCGGCGGTCTAATCAAAGCCTTTGGCCAGCAACCGGAACTCTTGCTGAAATGTGCTGCCTCTCTGGGCGGTAAGCCCGCCGCCTTTGGCGACGTGTCCGCCACCTTCCAGGTGTTTCCCAAAATCCCTCTGTGTATTGTTATCTGGGAAGGAGACGAAGAAATTCCCGCCAACGCCACTATCCTTTTCGACCCTTCCATCCAGCATTTCCTGCATATCGAAAGCATTATCGGCCTTGGATGTCAGGCTGCGGACAAACTGGTCCAACTGGCGTTAAAACAATAA
- a CDS encoding calcium-binding protein yields the protein MAALQFEAPAVCFNTTKITTEGKEQVEGYKKLDQDNILKFGNQDINIINYDGEFLHNIPGGVDIGAKIYTMPNPGGAVSRTLGGVAPTFISIYLHDIDFIVNDLVTGVHPVKGNINLTYYINNLLGTNSDIKYAAKLIPYTGTWTTIDNPYSPIPAIGENPDSDYQIITQYKPDFSMPNGTKEVVLKPYALFSITKVNASTSVYPDGVSSVKSFDVNFQGVVTKLDYCGTDDKEKISIGSTKVEGMERNNWDIEITGEDSYEFVNYRIWLEDGGLVPSYWKFVGAGYPVEIKYIYEDGTARPDKKVYLDGSGPSNPLTFSELCNYDQSVEQVVVHNMLEAWGYPEAGYRQYQPDPMTVYGGGGDDEIVNNSNTKCTLNGGDGDDYIVGGTASDLLIGGNGNDEILDFCSDTTTLDGGLGDDYLSGKNDVYLYGVNYGNDYIIDNNGLVKMQGIKLDDLSRCKIDTDGLPTSRPIVLSQTKEQLEYSGGLTFQLEDVTLTGEELMRYIATKGTGSDDYLSGTISDDQIEGYSGDDYLGYSAKDFLAGISGGSDTFDGGEGQDILRSGFYNDTLIGGSGNDWIVLNGHRSTVMWGRGSENDLVEYSNQLYTDLVQLLGQYEINTPAIVSQFGNEVIENKITFDKLSMNDVFFAVDDNDLIFEVVDTKEILRISDWKDTKYISLFEFADGTLTAEEMSARYDLVEKMLNMTNQNSDAPEDNVNYLEGSYGDDFVLGSLGNDIINGSDGKDSLYGGTGDDFVDGGYGNDYVDGETGSDFIFGGLGNDTLTGGAGNDYLVSGEGDDTMYGGSGDDTYVVDNTGDIVTEDSNEGTDTVQSSITYMLGANVENLTLVGTDAINGSGNELDNVITGNTANNTFSGGAGNDSISGEAGNDTFYGGYGSDSLYGGDGNDYLYGDDNNDYLDGGIGNDYLIGGKGSDTMYGGTGNDTLTGGTGNDFLCNGTGVDIDVFQGTFGNDIIGADATNNLDRIDFSSFTSSSALVGIGGTDSDDLIITIGTNTVTIADWNQGGGYKLNTFIFNDGTKSTNGTGWL from the coding sequence ATGGCTGCGTTGCAGTTTGAGGCGCCGGCGGTTTGTTTTAATACGACAAAAATTACTACAGAAGGTAAGGAACAAGTTGAAGGATATAAAAAGTTAGACCAAGACAATATTTTAAAATTTGGCAACCAGGATATAAATATCATCAATTATGACGGCGAATTTTTACATAATATACCGGGTGGAGTTGATATCGGGGCAAAAATATATACAATGCCAAATCCTGGTGGAGCAGTGAGCCGGACTTTGGGTGGCGTGGCCCCGACTTTTATATCCATTTATTTGCATGATATTGATTTTATTGTTAATGATCTGGTTACCGGTGTCCATCCGGTAAAAGGGAATATTAATTTGACGTACTATATTAATAATTTATTGGGAACAAATTCCGATATAAAGTATGCCGCCAAACTAATCCCGTATACGGGAACATGGACAACAATTGATAATCCGTATTCACCTATCCCGGCGATTGGGGAAAACCCTGACAGCGACTATCAGATAATTACACAATACAAACCTGATTTTTCTATGCCCAATGGAACTAAGGAGGTTGTTCTTAAACCTTATGCGCTTTTTTCTATTACAAAAGTAAATGCAAGTACGTCGGTTTATCCTGATGGTGTATCATCAGTAAAAAGTTTTGATGTAAATTTCCAGGGAGTGGTAACTAAACTTGATTATTGCGGCACTGATGACAAGGAGAAAATTAGTATTGGCTCTACTAAGGTGGAGGGAATGGAACGTAATAACTGGGATATAGAAATAACTGGCGAAGACAGCTATGAATTTGTAAACTATCGCATTTGGCTGGAGGATGGAGGGCTGGTACCATCGTACTGGAAATTTGTTGGAGCAGGTTATCCGGTTGAGATTAAGTATATATACGAGGACGGTACAGCAAGACCTGACAAAAAAGTATATTTAGATGGTAGTGGGCCGTCAAATCCCCTGACTTTTTCCGAACTGTGTAATTATGATCAAAGTGTAGAGCAGGTAGTAGTACATAATATGCTTGAGGCGTGGGGATATCCGGAAGCGGGTTACCGACAATACCAACCGGATCCCATGACCGTCTATGGGGGTGGGGGTGATGATGAAATAGTGAATAACAGCAATACTAAATGTACATTAAACGGCGGTGACGGCGACGACTATATAGTGGGAGGAACAGCCTCCGATCTTTTGATTGGTGGAAACGGCAATGATGAGATTTTGGATTTTTGCTCTGATACTACAACCCTGGACGGAGGTCTAGGAGATGACTATTTGTCCGGAAAAAATGACGTGTATTTATATGGCGTAAACTATGGTAACGATTATATTATTGACAATAATGGCCTGGTCAAAATGCAGGGAATCAAACTCGATGATCTTTCAAGGTGTAAAATTGATACAGATGGGCTTCCAACTAGCAGACCTATTGTATTATCCCAAACAAAGGAACAACTCGAATACTCCGGTGGACTGACTTTTCAATTGGAAGATGTGACGCTGACCGGGGAAGAATTGATGCGGTATATAGCAACAAAAGGTACGGGCTCCGATGATTATCTTTCAGGCACAATAAGCGATGATCAAATCGAGGGATATAGTGGTGATGATTATCTTGGATATAGTGCCAAAGATTTTTTGGCAGGTATTAGCGGCGGCAGTGATACATTCGACGGTGGCGAAGGTCAAGATATTCTAAGATCCGGTTTTTATAACGACACTTTAATTGGCGGTTCGGGTAATGATTGGATTGTCCTTAACGGTCATCGCTCTACCGTCATGTGGGGTAGGGGCAGTGAGAATGATTTAGTAGAATACTCTAATCAGTTATACACTGACTTAGTACAACTTCTTGGTCAGTACGAAATTAATACTCCGGCCATAGTAAGTCAATTTGGTAATGAGGTGATCGAAAACAAAATTACTTTTGACAAATTGTCGATGAATGATGTGTTCTTTGCTGTAGACGATAATGATTTGATTTTTGAAGTTGTTGACACAAAGGAGATTTTACGTATCAGCGATTGGAAGGACACAAAATATATCTCACTGTTTGAATTTGCAGATGGAACATTGACCGCAGAAGAAATGTCTGCAAGATATGATTTGGTGGAAAAAATGTTAAATATGACGAATCAAAACTCCGATGCTCCGGAAGATAACGTTAATTATTTGGAGGGTTCTTACGGGGATGATTTCGTGCTTGGTTCGCTCGGGAATGATATCATCAACGGATCAGATGGTAAAGACTCGCTGTACGGTGGAACAGGTGATGATTTTGTTGATGGAGGATACGGCAACGATTATGTTGATGGTGAAACGGGAAGCGATTTTATTTTCGGCGGATTGGGAAATGATACTCTCACAGGGGGCGCCGGCAATGACTACCTGGTCAGCGGCGAAGGAGACGACACCATGTATGGCGGTTCCGGCGATGACACTTATGTAGTAGATAATACCGGTGATATTGTAACTGAGGACTCTAACGAGGGCACAGATACAGTACAATCGTCTATTACCTATATGCTGGGAGCCAACGTTGAGAACCTGACATTAGTCGGCACTGATGCAATTAACGGCAGCGGGAATGAACTGGATAATGTGATTACAGGCAATACTGCCAACAACACCTTTAGCGGCGGCGCGGGCAACGATAGCATCAGCGGTGAAGCGGGCAATGACACGTTTTATGGCGGGTACGGCAGTGACAGCCTCTATGGTGGTGACGGCAACGATTATCTCTACGGCGATGACAATAATGATTACCTGGATGGCGGTATCGGCAATGACTACCTGATCGGCGGCAAAGGCAGCGACACCATGTATGGCGGTACCGGCAACGATACACTGACCGGCGGCACCGGCAACGATTTCCTCTGCAACGGTACCGGCGTCGATATCGACGTCTTCCAGGGAACATTCGGCAACGATATAATCGGTGCCGACGCGACCAACAATTTGGACAGAATCGATTTCAGCTCTTTCACCAGTTCATCAGCCTTGGTAGGCATCGGCGGTACTGACAGCGACGATTTGATCATTACGATCGGGACTAATACTGTGACCATTGCTGACTGGAACCAGGGCGGAGGTTATAAGCTCAACACCTTCATTTTCAATGACGGCACTAAGTCAACCAACGGTACAGGCTGGCTGTGA
- a CDS encoding LemA family protein — translation MKGWIIAGIIIALLAIVGVGGYNNLVSLNESVNGKWSQIENQLQRRADLIPNLVNTVKGFAAQEQQVIKSITDARANLAGAQGPAAKAQADAELSSALSRLLVVVENYPNLKSDQTFKALMDELAGTENRIAVARKDYNDAVQGYNTKIRSFPTSLYAGAMGFGAKEYFRAEEGAKTVPEVKF, via the coding sequence TTGAAAGGTTGGATTATTGCCGGGATCATTATTGCACTCCTGGCCATAGTAGGTGTCGGCGGGTATAACAATTTAGTCTCTCTTAATGAATCAGTTAACGGCAAGTGGAGCCAAATCGAGAACCAGCTTCAGCGCCGGGCTGATCTAATTCCCAATTTGGTTAATACGGTAAAAGGGTTTGCGGCCCAGGAGCAGCAGGTGATTAAATCCATTACCGATGCCAGGGCCAACCTGGCGGGCGCCCAGGGGCCGGCGGCGAAAGCCCAGGCTGATGCCGAACTTAGCAGTGCGTTAAGCCGGCTGCTGGTGGTTGTGGAAAACTACCCCAATTTGAAATCGGACCAAACATTTAAAGCTCTTATGGATGAGCTTGCGGGGACTGAAAACCGGATTGCGGTAGCCCGCAAAGATTATAATGATGCCGTGCAGGGCTACAATACCAAAATACGTTCTTTTCCCACAAGCCTGTATGCCGGGGCCATGGGATTCGGGGCCAAAGAATATTTTAGGGCCGAAGAAGGTGCAAAAACCGTTCCCGAAGTTAAGTTTTAG
- a CDS encoding type II secretion system protein GspD, whose translation MLTVVFPDNQIRAEIVNNMLVVAGSDADCSTVKAMLAKLDVPPRQVIFEAEVVEISRDNRRNVGIDWGSLTGLPEAATMDGSAFPVRLGTRYGIEYGTNIAGVLHRLVENKKGQLLASPRVAALDGQMAQILIGDKLAVESTQINSGTQSTTVTYVEVGIKLEITPTIHEDGTITTHIKPEVSNKTDTTTKGNPNIRTRQAETTLRVKNGETIVLGGLIQRQKTFDTLKVPLLGDLPLVGSLFRSTDRENTESELIILITPKLVDS comes from the coding sequence ATGCTGACCGTCGTGTTTCCCGATAACCAAATCAGGGCGGAGATTGTGAATAACATGCTGGTTGTCGCCGGCAGCGACGCCGACTGCAGCACCGTCAAAGCCATGCTGGCAAAACTGGATGTCCCGCCGCGGCAGGTCATATTTGAAGCGGAGGTGGTGGAAATATCCCGTGACAATCGGCGAAATGTCGGCATCGACTGGGGGTCGCTGACAGGATTGCCGGAAGCGGCTACGATGGACGGCAGCGCTTTTCCCGTCCGCCTTGGTACTCGTTATGGCATCGAATATGGCACCAATATCGCCGGCGTTCTGCACCGTCTGGTAGAAAACAAAAAGGGCCAATTGCTGGCCAGTCCCCGCGTCGCCGCCCTGGATGGCCAAATGGCCCAAATTCTCATCGGTGACAAATTGGCGGTGGAAAGTACGCAGATTAACAGCGGCACTCAATCCACCACAGTAACCTACGTTGAGGTCGGCATCAAGCTGGAAATAACGCCCACCATCCATGAGGACGGCACCATAACCACCCACATCAAGCCGGAAGTCAGCAACAAAACGGACACTACTACCAAAGGAAACCCCAATATCCGGACCCGCCAGGCCGAAACAACCCTGCGGGTAAAAAACGGAGAAACAATCGTGCTGGGCGGCTTGATTCAGCGCCAGAAAACCTTTGATACCCTCAAAGTTCCCCTTTTGGGGGATCTGCCTCTCGTCGGGTCACTTTTTCGCTCGACCGACAGGGAAAATACCGAAAGCGAGCTGATTATTCTGATTACCCCAAAACTGGTGGATTCATGA
- a CDS encoding energy transducer TonB → MPERKWYLPFSTAVLINLIILGLLNTTFSQLQSSKPEYVEVEVSLAELFSPPEPVDSPANAPQQASAPPEVPAPVKSEPAKPAAGPSSVQPLAAAGAATDGNMVNVPANAGNGLINIGGSSGQEAAGPDSQGGTETGAAAAGPPGPSKPSGPTRSVRVIAGGEPDYPQVARQNGWEGTVKLRVLVSEQGLVEDVQVIASSGYSQLDQAALAGVRRWQFSPALKEGMPVAEWVAVPVRFTLR, encoded by the coding sequence ATGCCGGAGCGTAAATGGTATCTGCCGTTCAGTACAGCTGTACTCATTAATTTGATCATTCTAGGGCTGCTCAATACCACGTTTTCGCAGCTGCAGTCAAGTAAGCCTGAGTACGTAGAAGTAGAAGTGTCGCTGGCCGAGCTTTTCTCACCACCGGAGCCGGTTGATTCACCGGCAAACGCGCCGCAGCAAGCAAGTGCACCGCCGGAAGTACCGGCACCGGTTAAATCGGAGCCGGCCAAGCCTGCTGCCGGTCCATCGTCCGTTCAGCCGCTGGCAGCCGCCGGCGCGGCGACTGATGGAAATATGGTAAATGTGCCGGCAAATGCAGGAAACGGCCTGATAAATATTGGCGGTTCATCCGGGCAGGAGGCTGCAGGACCAGACAGCCAAGGGGGTACGGAAACAGGAGCCGCCGCCGCCGGCCCGCCCGGTCCGTCCAAACCGTCCGGCCCGACGAGATCAGTCAGGGTTATCGCCGGTGGAGAACCGGATTACCCTCAAGTTGCCCGCCAGAATGGCTGGGAAGGGACGGTCAAATTGCGGGTGTTGGTTTCAGAACAAGGTTTGGTTGAAGATGTCCAGGTTATTGCCAGCTCGGGTTATAGCCAGTTGGACCAGGCGGCTCTTGCCGGCGTGCGGCGCTGGCAATTCAGTCCGGCGCTTAAAGAAGGTATGCCTGTGGCGGAATGGGTGGCAGTTCCTGTGAGGTTTACGCTGAGGTAG
- a CDS encoding diguanylate cyclase domain-containing protein, which translates to MNPTKVASHLSPLPQMSGILMGSMVQRSPFVSRQTAVEKVSEIFTQTNAQGIVIVDEMTPVGLLMKNKMHFHLSSKYGVSLYSRRPVELIMDKHPTIVESSLPLEQVSNYVFERMEEQLYDLIIVVDNGQYLGTVSIIQLLRQLTDLQIRYAAQANPLTGLPGNLMIEERLKQTVIKSVSSHFGVLYIDLDNFKAFNDKYGFEHGDKVIKFTADLLASCLLNFDPSFSISFLGHIGGDDFIIEIDGDNPEELAESITQEFDKGIHSFYATEDLERGCIKVYNRKGHLESFPIMSISIAIVHNRYRNFNNYLEIGEIAARIKKKAKKVCGSIWIVDQRKEKDKEEEEDKDFV; encoded by the coding sequence GTGAATCCAACTAAAGTTGCCTCTCATTTGTCCCCTCTGCCGCAGATGTCCGGCATTCTTATGGGCAGCATGGTCCAAAGAAGTCCCTTTGTCTCAAGACAAACTGCGGTGGAGAAAGTAAGCGAAATTTTTACCCAGACGAATGCGCAAGGTATTGTGATTGTGGATGAAATGACACCTGTCGGCCTATTAATGAAAAACAAAATGCATTTCCATTTAAGTTCCAAGTATGGAGTATCCCTCTATTCTAGACGTCCTGTTGAACTGATAATGGATAAACATCCTACCATCGTGGAATCTTCCCTCCCGTTGGAACAGGTTTCCAATTACGTTTTTGAGCGTATGGAAGAACAATTGTATGACTTGATCATTGTTGTTGACAATGGCCAATACCTGGGAACGGTATCCATTATCCAACTGCTGAGACAATTAACCGACCTTCAAATTCGCTACGCCGCCCAGGCTAATCCGCTGACCGGGTTGCCGGGAAATCTTATGATCGAAGAACGACTTAAGCAAACAGTAATTAAAAGCGTCAGCAGTCATTTTGGCGTTTTATACATCGATTTAGACAATTTTAAAGCATTTAACGATAAGTATGGATTTGAGCATGGAGACAAAGTAATTAAATTTACCGCTGATTTGCTGGCATCTTGTTTACTAAACTTTGATCCTTCCTTTAGCATTTCCTTTTTAGGCCACATCGGCGGCGACGATTTTATTATCGAGATCGATGGTGACAATCCGGAAGAGCTGGCTGAGTCAATTACCCAGGAATTTGACAAAGGAATTCATTCTTTTTATGCGACTGAGGATCTGGAACGGGGATGTATAAAAGTTTATAACCGCAAAGGCCATCTTGAATCCTTTCCTATTATGAGTATCTCCATCGCCATCGTACACAACCGTTACCGCAATTTCAACAATTATCTGGAAATCGGTGAAATTGCCGCCCGAATCAAGAAAAAAGCCAAAAAAGTCTGCGGCTCCATATGGATTGTGGACCAAAGGAAAGAAAAGGATAAAGAAGAAGAAGAAGATAAAGACTTCGTTTAG
- the msrA gene encoding peptide-methionine (S)-S-oxide reductase MsrA produces the protein MKKIWLAGGCFWGVEAYFQQLKGVLATIVGYGQGNVENPSYRQVCSGLTGHTEVCEVTYDESVLSLRGVLEHFFRIIDPTALNRQGPDRGTQYRTGVYFTDEGDRQVMMDYIAAIRSRYREPIVVEVEPLRNFYPAEEYHQDYLGKTPGGYCHVNLNLARPEERKLI, from the coding sequence ATGAAAAAGATCTGGCTTGCCGGCGGCTGTTTCTGGGGGGTGGAAGCGTATTTTCAACAGCTTAAAGGGGTTCTTGCCACAATTGTGGGATATGGGCAGGGAAACGTTGAAAATCCTTCCTATCGACAGGTTTGTTCCGGGTTAACCGGTCACACGGAAGTCTGCGAAGTGACTTATGACGAAAGCGTGTTATCGTTGCGCGGGGTATTGGAACATTTCTTCCGCATAATTGATCCAACTGCTTTAAACCGCCAGGGACCTGACCGGGGAACTCAGTACCGGACAGGCGTCTACTTCACGGATGAAGGTGACAGGCAGGTTATGATGGATTATATTGCAGCCATACGGTCACGCTACAGAGAACCTATTGTGGTTGAAGTGGAACCTTTAAGAAATTTCTATCCGGCTGAGGAGTATCACCAGGATTATTTAGGCAAAACACCAGGCGGCTATTGCCACGTTAATTTAAATTTGGCTAGACCGGAGGAACGCAAATTGATTTGA
- a CDS encoding TPM domain-containing protein, with the protein MKKWLTWLILGAYLALAAVAFAQPDIPPAPASSIYAQDFAGVLSGETKSRINSLGSQLAAKTKAQVVVVTVKSLEGAALEDYALGILRQWGVGDKTLNNGVVMLVAVSDRQSRIEVGYGLEGALPDAKTGRIQDEYMIPHFQRGDYDQGILNGYQALVTETAKEYNLELKTDAKPVPTARTDSRESWWDTLPWWAQLAMIAGVLVLFMFDWLFLGGAITFLLLSLIRRGGGGGGGGGFGGGSGGGGGSSRKW; encoded by the coding sequence ATGAAAAAGTGGCTGACCTGGCTGATACTGGGCGCCTACCTCGCGCTTGCCGCGGTAGCCTTTGCTCAGCCTGATATTCCCCCGGCGCCGGCCAGCAGTATCTACGCGCAGGATTTTGCCGGGGTATTAAGTGGTGAGACCAAGTCACGGATTAACAGTCTTGGCAGTCAATTGGCAGCTAAGACGAAAGCCCAGGTTGTCGTCGTTACGGTTAAGAGCCTGGAGGGGGCGGCGCTTGAGGATTACGCCCTCGGAATATTGCGGCAATGGGGTGTTGGCGACAAGACACTCAACAACGGTGTTGTTATGCTGGTAGCCGTCAGTGACCGCCAGTCCCGGATAGAGGTCGGTTATGGCCTGGAAGGCGCCCTGCCGGATGCTAAAACCGGCAGGATTCAGGACGAATACATGATTCCGCATTTTCAGCGGGGAGATTATGACCAGGGTATTTTAAACGGATACCAGGCTCTTGTCACCGAGACGGCTAAGGAATACAATCTGGAACTGAAGACGGATGCCAAGCCTGTTCCTACGGCTCGAACAGACAGCAGAGAATCCTGGTGGGATACGTTGCCGTGGTGGGCTCAGCTTGCAATGATTGCCGGCGTCTTAGTCCTGTTTATGTTTGACTGGCTGTTCCTGGGCGGCGCGATTACCTTTCTCCTGCTTTCGCTTATCCGCCGGGGAGGCGGCGGTGGAGGAGGAGGCGGTTTTGGCGGCGGTTCCGGCGGCGGCGGCGGTTCCAGCAGAAAATGGTGA
- a CDS encoding ExbD/TolR family protein, protein MSLRKSRHSIGVHLDMTPMVDVMMLLVIFFMMSTTFILTNPGLPINLPKAAAVADQPQNIVVVINRDGQLAVGDRTISLSELRSLLTATAAKQPVVYLKADKEVRHGTVVEVMDEIRKTGISKLSVAVDAKGI, encoded by the coding sequence GTGTCGTTGAGAAAATCGAGACATTCCATCGGGGTACACTTAGATATGACGCCTATGGTTGATGTCATGATGCTGCTGGTCATTTTTTTTATGATGTCAACCACTTTTATTTTAACTAATCCCGGGCTGCCGATTAATTTGCCCAAAGCGGCGGCGGTAGCTGACCAGCCCCAGAATATCGTGGTCGTTATCAACCGGGACGGGCAACTGGCGGTAGGTGACAGAACCATATCGTTGAGCGAGTTAAGGTCGCTTTTGACAGCCACCGCGGCCAAGCAGCCGGTGGTCTATCTGAAGGCGGACAAAGAAGTGCGGCACGGTACGGTGGTAGAAGTAATGGACGAAATTCGCAAAACCGGCATTTCCAAACTGTCGGTGGCAGTAGACGCCAAGGGTATATAA